A stretch of the Halomonas sp. BDJS001 genome encodes the following:
- the acpP gene encoding acyl carrier protein: protein MSTIEERVKKVVAERLNVKEEDIQNSSSFTEDLGADSLDTVELVMALEEEFDTEIPDEEAEKITTVQEAIDYVNAHQ from the coding sequence ATGAGTACTATTGAAGAGCGCGTGAAGAAAGTTGTAGCAGAGCGCCTGAACGTTAAAGAAGAAGACATCCAAAACAGCTCTTCTTTTACAGAAGACTTGGGTGCTGATTCGCTCGACACCGTTGAGCTGGTTATGGCTTTGGAAGAGGAATTCGATACTGAAATTCCTGATGAAGAAGCTGAGAAGATCACCACGGTTCAAGAAGCTATCGATTACGTGAACGCCCACCAGTAA
- the pabC gene encoding aminodeoxychorismate lyase, whose translation MLPPALSDDQSVPFDDRGLAYGDGLFETVLLRDGAPVLWRYHTARLAQGCQRLGIPLLSQEALDATWQGDPTAEVEVLKLILTRGSGGRGYAAPDQVVPRLLSRRMPFQPSVERWQNGVTVRLCDLQLARQPRLAGIKHLNRLENVLARREWSDATIAEGVLADSEGLVVEATSMNVFWQQAGEVFTPQLDQCGVAGTLRAALLEQGAVAEDALTLDQLADVERLWVANSVQGVWPVTKLLSASGSLLQRWSLSQFDPFQRLAHQLLGVV comes from the coding sequence ATGTTGCCGCCTGCGTTATCTGATGATCAGTCGGTGCCGTTTGATGATCGTGGGCTGGCATATGGTGATGGCCTTTTTGAGACGGTGCTGTTGCGTGATGGTGCTCCTGTGCTGTGGCGCTACCATACGGCGCGCCTGGCGCAGGGCTGTCAGCGGCTGGGAATACCGTTACTTAGCCAGGAGGCGCTTGACGCCACTTGGCAAGGCGACCCTACCGCCGAAGTGGAGGTGCTAAAACTGATACTGACCCGGGGCAGCGGCGGGCGAGGCTATGCTGCGCCGGATCAGGTCGTACCACGCCTGCTTAGCCGACGCATGCCGTTTCAGCCCTCGGTTGAGCGCTGGCAGAATGGTGTAACGGTTCGTCTTTGTGATTTGCAGCTTGCCCGTCAGCCTCGCTTGGCAGGTATCAAGCACTTAAATCGTCTGGAGAACGTGCTGGCCCGCCGGGAGTGGAGCGATGCCACTATTGCCGAGGGGGTGCTCGCCGACAGTGAAGGTCTTGTCGTAGAAGCGACCAGCATGAACGTTTTTTGGCAGCAGGCGGGGGAGGTGTTTACGCCTCAGCTTGACCAGTGCGGTGTGGCTGGAACGCTGCGCGCAGCGTTGCTTGAGCAGGGGGCCGTCGCTGAGGATGCGTTGACCCTTGATCAACTCGCTGATGTCGAACGGCTATGGGTGGCCAACTCTGTCCAGGGGGTATGGCCAGTCACTAAGCTTCTTTCAGCGAGTGGCTCGTTGCTGCAGCGCTGGTCGCTGAGTCAGTTTGATCCGTTCCAGCGCTTGGCGCATCAGCTATTGGGCGTTGTTTAA
- the fabD gene encoding ACP S-malonyltransferase, whose amino-acid sequence MSQPLALIFPGQGSQQLGMLRELAERYSVVGTTFEEASDALGYDLWKVVQEGPEESLNATACTQPALLSASVAIWRVWQELEGPRPTVMAGHSLGEYSAMVCAGVISFAEGVNLVRLRGEAMQTAVPAGEGGMAAILGLADDAVEAACEKAAQGDVVSAVNYNSPGQVVIAGSKVAVERAIVACQEAGARRAMALPVSVPSHCALMRPAAERLAEAIQTIELRAPRYTVIQNVDAQAHTDTATLSRRLVEQLYLPVRWSACVEAMAEQGVEVFIECGPGKVLTGLNKRIVKGSKGLAVNDPDSLEAALELARETLADKA is encoded by the coding sequence ATGTCTCAACCCCTTGCCCTCATTTTTCCCGGGCAGGGCTCTCAGCAGCTTGGAATGCTGCGAGAGCTTGCCGAGCGCTACAGTGTGGTGGGAACGACATTTGAGGAAGCGTCGGATGCTTTGGGCTACGATTTGTGGAAAGTCGTCCAGGAAGGCCCCGAGGAATCGCTTAATGCAACCGCTTGCACCCAGCCTGCGCTGCTCTCTGCAAGTGTTGCTATTTGGCGCGTGTGGCAAGAGCTGGAAGGCCCTCGTCCGACGGTTATGGCGGGCCATAGTCTAGGCGAATACAGTGCTATGGTGTGTGCTGGTGTTATTAGCTTTGCCGAAGGTGTCAATTTAGTGCGTTTGCGTGGAGAAGCCATGCAGACCGCGGTGCCCGCTGGCGAAGGCGGCATGGCAGCAATCCTGGGGTTAGCAGACGATGCGGTTGAAGCCGCCTGCGAAAAGGCTGCCCAGGGTGACGTTGTGTCAGCGGTCAACTACAACTCCCCAGGACAAGTGGTGATAGCGGGCTCGAAAGTGGCCGTTGAGCGGGCTATTGTGGCTTGCCAAGAGGCCGGGGCCAGGCGCGCCATGGCATTGCCTGTTTCCGTGCCTTCGCACTGCGCGCTAATGCGTCCAGCGGCTGAGCGGCTGGCTGAGGCGATACAAACCATTGAACTGCGGGCGCCGCGCTACACGGTGATCCAAAATGTCGATGCTCAGGCCCATACCGACACCGCGACATTGAGTCGACGCCTCGTCGAACAGCTCTATCTGCCGGTGCGCTGGAGCGCCTGTGTTGAAGCAATGGCAGAGCAAGGCGTGGAGGTATTTATTGAGTGCGGGCCAGGAAAGGTGTTGACTGGCCTCAATAAGCGTATCGTGAAGGGTAGTAAAGGATTAGCGGTGAATGATCCCGACAGCCTGGAGGCTGCGCTTGAGCTGGCGCGTGAAACGTTGGCTGATAAGGCGTGA
- a CDS encoding PilZ domain-containing protein, producing the protein MATQKALSLTIPDVPTLLSAYMPFLERGGMFVPTQTPYALGQQVFLLLTLPGESERLSISGQVVWVSPEGVSGRRMPGIGLHFSQQNYSVRDRIEALLAGQLDKAAPSFTL; encoded by the coding sequence ATGGCAACTCAGAAAGCGCTCTCTCTTACCATTCCTGATGTGCCGACACTGCTTTCTGCCTATATGCCTTTTTTGGAGCGTGGGGGGATGTTTGTTCCTACTCAGACTCCCTATGCGCTTGGCCAGCAAGTCTTTTTACTGCTCACACTGCCAGGGGAAAGCGAACGCCTTTCGATCAGCGGCCAGGTGGTGTGGGTGTCGCCGGAGGGAGTGAGTGGCCGCCGAATGCCAGGCATTGGTCTCCACTTCAGCCAGCAGAACTATTCTGTGCGTGACCGCATTGAGGCGCTGCTTGCCGGTCAATTGGATAAAGCGGCCCCGTCCTTCACGCTCTGA
- a CDS encoding YceD family protein → MLTSQLPSRVEPYKLAARHERIEGLVALDKLPRLAEEAGVQTGDCHVVLEFGVDAQGRREIRGHLQATLALACRRCLVPLSQEVSSDFLLGMVTDEALAAELPASHEPVLVEKEQLDLLTVIEDELILSLPQVVYHDEAECHVSAEQLVSKTEGAASETAPATNPFAVLNVLKGKK, encoded by the coding sequence ATGTTGACCTCACAACTCCCCAGTCGGGTGGAGCCTTATAAGCTCGCAGCCCGCCACGAACGAATCGAAGGCTTGGTAGCGCTTGATAAGCTGCCGCGCCTTGCCGAAGAAGCGGGTGTCCAAACCGGCGACTGTCATGTCGTGCTCGAGTTTGGCGTCGATGCTCAAGGTCGTCGTGAAATTCGTGGCCACTTGCAAGCGACGTTGGCGCTTGCCTGCCGACGCTGCCTGGTGCCGCTGTCTCAAGAGGTAAGCAGTGACTTTCTGCTTGGAATGGTCACTGACGAAGCCTTAGCGGCCGAGTTGCCTGCCAGTCATGAACCGGTGCTGGTGGAAAAGGAACAGTTGGATCTTCTGACGGTGATTGAGGATGAGTTGATTCTCAGTCTGCCTCAGGTGGTTTATCACGATGAAGCCGAATGTCATGTCTCGGCGGAGCAGCTGGTCAGCAAAACAGAAGGCGCGGCGTCGGAAACAGCGCCAGCGACGAACCCTTTCGCGGTGCTAAATGTCTTGAAAGGCAAAAAATAA
- the fabF gene encoding beta-ketoacyl-ACP synthase II has protein sequence MARKRVVVTGLGLVTPVGNSVDESWANIVAGKSGITPIEHFDTSGFNTRFGGAVKNFDISPYLNPKDARKMDLFIQYGMAAGAQAVEDSGIECTEENADRIGVAIGSGIGGLPMIEHNHNALNKGGARKVSPFFVPGSIINMISGNMAIQHGFRGPNIAITTACTTGTHNIGYSARTIAYGDADVMICGGAEMATTPLGLGGFSAARALSTRNDDPQAASRPWDTDRDGFVLSDGAGVLVLEEYEHAKARGANIYAELVGFGMSDDAYHMTSPPEDGRGAALSMRNAIKDAQVDVSAVHYINAHGTSTAAGDLAESRAIENVLGDAANSVAVSSTKSMIGHLLGAAGAVEAVFSILAIRDQIAPPTINLDNPQEGCNLDYVPHTARDMRIDMALSNSFGFGGTNGSLLFKKV, from the coding sequence ATGGCACGGAAAAGGGTAGTGGTAACTGGGTTAGGCCTGGTGACCCCAGTGGGTAATAGCGTTGATGAGTCGTGGGCCAACATTGTGGCCGGTAAAAGCGGTATCACACCTATTGAGCATTTTGACACCAGCGGTTTTAACACCCGCTTTGGTGGGGCAGTCAAAAATTTTGATATTAGCCCGTATCTGAATCCAAAAGATGCCCGCAAGATGGATCTGTTTATTCAGTACGGCATGGCAGCCGGCGCACAGGCGGTAGAAGACTCCGGTATTGAGTGCACCGAGGAAAACGCCGATCGTATCGGTGTAGCTATCGGCTCAGGCATTGGTGGCTTACCCATGATTGAGCACAATCACAACGCGCTGAACAAAGGCGGTGCCCGCAAGGTCTCGCCGTTCTTTGTACCAGGCTCTATCATTAATATGATCTCAGGCAATATGGCGATTCAGCACGGCTTTAGAGGCCCGAACATTGCCATTACGACTGCCTGCACCACGGGTACCCATAATATTGGCTACAGTGCACGCACTATCGCCTACGGCGATGCCGACGTGATGATCTGTGGCGGTGCCGAAATGGCCACTACGCCGCTAGGGCTGGGTGGCTTCTCTGCTGCCCGCGCACTCTCTACCCGCAATGATGATCCCCAAGCGGCAAGCCGCCCCTGGGATACTGACCGCGATGGGTTTGTACTCTCCGACGGTGCTGGGGTGCTGGTGCTTGAAGAGTATGAGCATGCCAAGGCACGGGGAGCAAATATTTACGCCGAGCTGGTGGGCTTTGGGATGAGCGATGACGCCTATCATATGACTTCGCCCCCGGAAGATGGGCGTGGCGCTGCGCTCTCTATGCGCAATGCGATCAAAGATGCCCAGGTTGATGTCTCTGCGGTTCATTATATCAACGCTCATGGCACCTCCACCGCGGCAGGCGATCTGGCTGAAAGCCGCGCCATTGAGAACGTTCTGGGTGATGCTGCAAACAGTGTGGCAGTGAGCTCGACCAAGTCGATGATTGGCCACCTGCTGGGCGCCGCAGGCGCAGTGGAGGCGGTGTTTAGTATTCTGGCTATTCGTGACCAGATTGCGCCCCCCACGATTAATCTGGATAACCCGCAGGAAGGCTGCAACCTGGACTATGTGCCGCATACCGCGCGGGATATGCGTATTGATATGGCGCTTTCGAACTCCTTTGGTTTTGGTGGCACTAACGGTTCGCTACTGTTTAAAAAGGTGTAG
- the plsX gene encoding phosphate acyltransferase PlsX has protein sequence MRLAIDVMGSDQGPHAIIAGSARAVVEHPSLELILFGPRQQITAELSRLPQPLAAAASRLVVRDSPDSVLPGATAAWALRRGQATSMARMLRCVAQGEAVAGVSAGNTAALVALARRELGMVEGISRPAISTAIPARQGRRCYLLDLGANVDSPAHRLVDFAQMGAAMAQCVDGTAVPRVALLNVGAEATKGSVSVREADRLLREYANDSAFDYQGYAEGGDLFKGQLDVVVCDGFVGNAVLKASEGLTSMLVERVQMAFESRLSGRLASLLAKPVLKRLKQELDPVRYNGASLLGLRGIVVKSHGSAHADGFYYAIRRALQEVEHNLPARIAGRWQPSSQALSSANDGAGQP, from the coding sequence ATGCGCTTAGCGATTGATGTAATGGGGAGTGACCAAGGCCCTCATGCGATTATCGCCGGCTCAGCTAGGGCAGTGGTAGAACACCCCAGCCTAGAACTGATTCTGTTTGGCCCGCGTCAGCAGATTACTGCTGAGCTTTCGCGCTTGCCGCAGCCTCTGGCTGCGGCAGCGTCACGTTTGGTGGTGCGTGATTCGCCCGATAGTGTGTTGCCTGGGGCAACGGCTGCCTGGGCGTTGCGCAGAGGCCAAGCGACCAGTATGGCGCGCATGCTGCGCTGTGTCGCCCAGGGCGAAGCCGTGGCGGGTGTGAGCGCGGGCAATACGGCGGCGCTTGTTGCCTTGGCAAGGCGCGAGCTGGGTATGGTCGAGGGGATTTCTCGACCGGCGATCAGTACCGCGATTCCTGCACGCCAAGGGCGTCGCTGTTATCTACTGGATCTGGGCGCCAATGTGGATTCTCCTGCCCACCGTTTGGTCGATTTCGCGCAGATGGGGGCGGCGATGGCGCAATGCGTTGATGGCACGGCGGTGCCGCGTGTGGCGTTACTCAATGTTGGTGCAGAAGCCACCAAGGGAAGCGTTAGCGTGCGTGAAGCTGATCGTCTGCTGCGTGAGTATGCCAATGATAGTGCTTTCGACTATCAGGGCTATGCTGAAGGTGGCGACCTGTTTAAAGGTCAGCTTGATGTGGTGGTGTGTGATGGCTTTGTGGGCAATGCTGTCCTGAAGGCCAGCGAAGGTTTGACGAGTATGCTGGTTGAGCGCGTGCAGATGGCTTTTGAGTCGCGTCTTAGCGGGCGTTTGGCAAGCCTACTGGCCAAACCTGTGTTAAAGCGTTTGAAGCAAGAGCTCGATCCCGTACGTTACAACGGGGCCAGCTTGTTAGGGTTGCGCGGTATCGTGGTGAAAAGTCACGGCAGTGCTCATGCCGATGGTTTCTACTACGCTATCCGGCGCGCTCTGCAGGAAGTAGAGCATAATTTACCTGCGCGGATCGCAGGTCGCTGGCAGCCGTCATCCCAAGCACTGTCGAGTGCAAATGATGGCGCAGGCCAGCCATGA
- the fabG gene encoding 3-oxoacyl-ACP reductase FabG, translating into MTQESRVALVTGASRGIGQAIAHELGRQGRIVIGTATSESGAEKIDADLKEHGIEGAGLCLNVTDQISIDSVLKTITERFGAPTILVNNAGITRDNLLMRMKEDEWDSVMDTNLKSVYRVSKACLRGMTKARFGRIVSISSVVATMGNLGQTNYAAAKAGMEGFSRALAREVSSRAITVNAVAPGFIATDMTEALPEAQHEMLLKQIPLARLGAPEEIAAAVGFLTSDAAGYITGETLHVNGGMNMR; encoded by the coding sequence ATGACACAAGAGAGTAGAGTTGCTCTGGTAACAGGAGCGAGTCGCGGTATTGGGCAGGCCATTGCGCACGAGCTAGGTCGCCAGGGCCGCATTGTCATCGGTACTGCGACCAGCGAGTCAGGTGCTGAGAAAATTGATGCCGATTTGAAAGAGCACGGCATTGAAGGGGCCGGTCTGTGTCTTAATGTGACCGACCAGATCAGCATCGATAGCGTGTTGAAAACCATTACCGAGCGCTTTGGAGCGCCGACTATTCTGGTTAACAATGCCGGTATCACCCGTGACAATTTGCTAATGCGAATGAAAGAGGATGAGTGGGACTCCGTTATGGATACCAACTTGAAATCTGTCTATCGTGTTAGCAAGGCGTGTTTACGGGGCATGACCAAGGCGCGTTTTGGGCGTATTGTGTCAATCAGTTCTGTGGTGGCAACCATGGGCAACTTGGGTCAAACTAACTATGCTGCAGCCAAGGCCGGTATGGAAGGTTTCAGCCGAGCACTGGCACGTGAGGTCTCCTCCCGTGCGATCACGGTTAACGCAGTGGCGCCAGGCTTTATTGCGACTGATATGACCGAAGCACTACCCGAAGCACAGCATGAGATGTTGCTTAAACAAATTCCGTTGGCCCGTTTAGGGGCACCGGAAGAGATCGCCGCAGCGGTGGGCTTTTTGACCAGTGATGCAGCCGGTTATATTACTGGCGAGACGCTTCACGTGAATGGCGGCATGAATATGCGTTGA
- the rpmF gene encoding 50S ribosomal protein L32 has product MAVQQNRKTRSKRGMRRSHDALTAPTLSQDKETGTTHLRHHVSPDGFYRGRKVVEV; this is encoded by the coding sequence ATGGCAGTTCAACAGAACCGTAAAACTCGTTCCAAGCGCGGCATGCGTCGTAGCCACGATGCGCTGACCGCTCCGACGCTGTCCCAGGACAAAGAAACCGGTACCACTCACCTGCGTCACCACGTTTCACCAGACGGTTTCTACCGCGGTCGCAAAGTGGTTGAGGTATAA
- a CDS encoding DNA polymerase III subunit delta' yields the protein MALTSVMPWHQATWQHLTRLADSGRMPHALLIHGAHGVGKQQLAEALIARTLCASPADQACGHCHSCAMLASGYHPDLLRVSPEEGKRQIRIDPIREVNRFVSQTAQQGGYRVIVVSPAEAMNVAAANALLKSLEEPGDKTLFILLSDVPSRMLATIRSRCQQWSLPSVDFEACRGWLIEQLGSADEAYFWWQVAGGLPLLAVELAAPEERALRHQIHDSFEQLVRGAEPVSEAARLDRQAIDAILWYGIAWLEDLIRLGLSGNGEVLHNPDLEPLYRQAVKNGRVQDWFRLLDYAREQRRLLAVGANPNPQLVLEAWLVRWAALLRS from the coding sequence ATGGCGTTAACCAGCGTAATGCCGTGGCATCAAGCCACTTGGCAGCATTTAACCCGTCTGGCTGATAGTGGCAGAATGCCCCACGCGCTGCTTATTCACGGTGCCCACGGCGTGGGTAAGCAGCAGTTGGCGGAAGCGTTAATTGCCCGAACGCTATGCGCTTCACCCGCGGATCAAGCCTGTGGCCACTGCCATAGCTGCGCGATGCTGGCATCGGGGTATCACCCGGATCTCCTGCGGGTCTCGCCTGAAGAGGGGAAGCGCCAAATCCGTATTGACCCCATTCGCGAGGTTAACCGTTTTGTTTCGCAAACTGCCCAGCAGGGTGGCTACCGGGTGATTGTGGTCTCTCCCGCCGAGGCCATGAACGTTGCTGCCGCCAATGCGCTACTCAAAAGCCTTGAAGAGCCCGGTGATAAAACGCTGTTTATTCTGCTCTCCGATGTCCCTTCGCGGATGCTAGCGACGATCCGCTCTCGGTGCCAGCAGTGGTCACTGCCCAGCGTCGACTTTGAGGCGTGTCGTGGCTGGTTGATTGAGCAATTGGGTAGCGCCGATGAAGCCTACTTCTGGTGGCAGGTGGCGGGAGGACTGCCGCTGCTGGCCGTGGAGCTGGCCGCACCAGAAGAACGCGCCCTGCGCCATCAGATTCATGACAGTTTTGAGCAATTGGTGCGGGGTGCAGAGCCCGTTTCAGAGGCGGCCCGCCTGGATCGCCAGGCGATAGATGCCATCTTATGGTACGGTATTGCCTGGCTGGAAGACCTGATTCGTCTCGGTTTATCCGGTAACGGAGAGGTATTGCATAATCCCGATTTAGAGCCGCTTTATCGCCAAGCGGTCAAAAATGGTCGTGTTCAAGATTGGTTTCGTCTGCTTGATTATGCCCGTGAACAGCGGCGCTTATTGGCAGTGGGGGCAAACCCAAATCCTCAGCTAGTACTCGAGGCGTGGTTGGTGCGTTGGGCAGCGCTATTGCGTTCATAG
- the mltG gene encoding endolytic transglycosylase MltG, which produces MVKRLLTALLVLIVVGAASAAGGYFYWQSRLEAPLSIEEPMLYQVPSGAGFNQVVAQLEEQGVLEDAWAFRLLARVEPERVPRLRTGEYQLLPDMSGLEMMALLGSNQVVTYSLTIPEGWSFRQMRELLNAAPKLEHRTADLSDAEVMTLLDREGTFPEGWFFPDTYRYHLGMSDVDILRQSLERMERILEEVWEERADDLTIDSPYEALIMASLIERETGAPEERREIAGVFKRRMEQGMRLQTDPTIIYGMGERYEGRITRADIREATAYNTYVIDGMPPTPIAMPGRESLEAAVNPLPGETLYFVSRGDGTHHFSRTLREHNNAVNRYIRNR; this is translated from the coding sequence ATGGTGAAACGGTTATTAACCGCTTTATTGGTATTGATAGTGGTTGGGGCTGCCAGTGCAGCGGGCGGTTATTTCTATTGGCAGAGCCGATTAGAGGCGCCGCTTTCAATTGAAGAGCCAATGCTTTACCAAGTGCCCTCTGGTGCAGGCTTTAATCAGGTAGTGGCGCAACTGGAAGAGCAGGGCGTGCTTGAGGATGCCTGGGCGTTTCGTTTGTTAGCGCGAGTTGAGCCGGAACGTGTGCCTCGGCTGCGTACAGGCGAGTATCAGCTGTTGCCGGATATGAGCGGACTGGAAATGATGGCGCTGCTAGGTAGCAATCAAGTGGTTACCTACTCGCTGACCATTCCTGAGGGTTGGTCTTTTCGGCAGATGCGCGAGTTGCTCAATGCCGCGCCGAAACTCGAACATCGTACCGCTGACTTGAGTGATGCAGAGGTGATGACGCTTCTCGACCGAGAGGGCACCTTTCCCGAGGGTTGGTTCTTTCCTGATACCTACCGCTATCATCTGGGGATGAGCGATGTGGATATTCTGCGCCAATCATTGGAGCGGATGGAGCGCATTCTGGAAGAAGTATGGGAAGAGCGCGCGGACGACCTTACCATTGACTCCCCCTACGAAGCGCTGATTATGGCCTCCTTGATCGAACGGGAAACCGGCGCGCCCGAGGAACGGCGCGAGATTGCCGGGGTGTTCAAACGCCGGATGGAGCAGGGCATGCGCCTACAAACCGACCCGACGATTATTTACGGTATGGGTGAGCGTTATGAAGGGCGAATTACCCGTGCCGATATCCGCGAGGCTACGGCCTATAACACCTACGTGATTGACGGGATGCCGCCTACGCCGATCGCCATGCCAGGTCGCGAATCGCTAGAGGCGGCGGTAAATCCATTGCCTGGTGAAACACTCTATTTCGTGTCCCGCGGCGATGGTACGCACCACTTCTCGCGCACGCTGCGGGAGCACAACAACGCTGTTAACCGCTATATTCGTAACCGTTAA
- the tmk gene encoding dTMP kinase, with product MSKRGRFITLEGGEGVGKSTNVGFVAECLEAEGLEVVRTREPGGTARGEAIRALLLDPAPQEPLHVDAELLLMFAARAQHLAEKILPALARGAWVVCDRFTDATFAYQGGGRGIAKERIAVLENFVQQGVSPDLTLLLDMPKEAATQRLESRLTDRQEQRDRFEQEPGDFFQAVRDAYLARAAEAPERFAVIDAQHSLEEVQMQIRQSLLNRIAAWR from the coding sequence ATGAGTAAGCGTGGACGCTTCATTACGCTGGAAGGCGGCGAAGGGGTGGGCAAGTCCACCAACGTGGGCTTTGTCGCTGAGTGCCTGGAAGCTGAGGGCCTGGAAGTGGTGCGTACCCGAGAGCCGGGCGGCACCGCTCGTGGCGAAGCTATTCGCGCCTTACTGCTGGATCCTGCTCCTCAAGAGCCGCTGCACGTGGATGCTGAACTATTGCTAATGTTCGCAGCGCGGGCCCAACATTTGGCGGAGAAAATTTTGCCCGCCCTGGCCAGAGGGGCGTGGGTGGTGTGTGATCGTTTTACCGATGCCACTTTTGCCTATCAGGGCGGCGGAAGGGGCATCGCCAAGGAGCGAATTGCCGTGCTGGAGAATTTTGTTCAGCAGGGGGTCTCACCGGATTTGACGCTGCTGCTGGATATGCCTAAAGAGGCTGCCACACAGCGCTTAGAGTCGCGTTTGACTGACCGGCAAGAGCAACGGGATCGCTTTGAACAGGAGCCGGGGGACTTCTTCCAGGCGGTGCGCGATGCTTACTTGGCGCGTGCGGCAGAAGCGCCCGAGCGCTTTGCCGTGATTGACGCCCAGCACTCGCTCGAAGAGGTGCAAATGCAAATACGTCAAAGCCTGCTCAATCGGATCGCAGCATGGCGTTAA